Proteins encoded in a region of the Melospiza georgiana isolate bMelGeo1 chromosome 2, bMelGeo1.pri, whole genome shotgun sequence genome:
- the KCNE1 gene encoding LOW QUALITY PROTEIN: potassium voltage-gated channel subfamily E member 1 (The sequence of the model RefSeq protein was modified relative to this genomic sequence to represent the inferred CDS: substituted 2 bases at 2 genomic stop codons) translates to MAGKRAREVTASFTALQEHQDVWEAESLXGGXCAGLVFALRVAQDLFLCHQTMGNADRAVFSKAKGRKNCQGQKSPMLALSNTTALDLLLSKLLQECLERSNSSAAPQESSASDSLAIIYVLLMLGLFGFFSVGVMVTNLRARRLEGPRDPYNTYIATDVWHRKDREYIQAKVLESYKLCCVLENQLAVEQPTRSIPEEKSS, encoded by the exons ATGGCAGGGAAACGAGCCAGGGAGGTCACTGCATCCTTCACggccctgcaggagcaccaGGACGTTTGGGAGGCAGAGAGTCTGTGAGGTGGGTGATGTGCTGGGCTGGTTTTTGCTCTGAGAGTGGCAcaggatttatttctgtgtcACCAAACCATGGGAAATGCAGACAGAGCTGTGTTTTCTAAAG CCAAAGGAAGGAAGAATTGCCAAGGACAGAAATCCCCAATGCTGGCGCTGTCGAACACCACGGCCCTGGAcctgctcctctccaaactGCTCCAGGAGTGCCTGGAACGCTCcaacagctcagctgctccccaggagagcagtgccagcGACAGCCTGGCCATCATCTACGTGCTGCTGATGCTGGGGCTCTTTGGCTTCTTCAGCGTGGGGGTGATGGTGACCAACCTGCGGGCGCGGCGCCTCGAGGGGCCCCGCGACCCCTACAACACCTACATCGCCACGGATGTCTggcacaggaaggacagggaGTACATCCAGGCCAAGGTCCTCGAGAGTTACAagctctgctgtgtcctggAGAACCAGCTGGCCGTGGAGCAGCCAACCAGGAGTATCCCTGAGGAGAAATCTTCCTAG